The window CGAGACCGAGAAAGTCCAGGGCCGCCATGTCCAGGAGGGAAAAGGCGAAGGTGAACGTGGCCTGGACGATGAGGGGGGACATCATGTTGGGCAGAATATGCTTCAGGATGATCCATTTCTGCTTGACTCCAGAAGCGATGGCGGCTTCGATGTACGGCTCTTCCCGGAGTTTCAGGGTCAGGCCGTAGACGATCCTGGTGGTCCTGGTGAGATAGGTGGCCCCCACGGCGATGATCACGTTCCCCATGCCCCGCCCGAGGATGGAGACGAGCACCAGGGCGAGGAGGAGCGGAGGAAAGGCCATGAGGACGTCGATCAGGCGCATCAGGTACGGCTCTATCTTTCTGAAGTACCCGGACGATACGCCGATGAGCACGCCGAT of the Aminivibrio sp. genome contains:
- a CDS encoding ABC transporter permease, whose protein sequence is APCIATFDPQEMNTVDKLRSPDGTYYFGTDNFGRDIFSRVVFGARTSLTGSAGVILFSLSIGVLIGVSSGYFRKIEPYLMRLIDVLMAFPPLLLALVLVSILGRGMGNVIIAVGATYLTRTTRIVYGLTLKLREEPYIEAAIASGVKQKWIILKHILPNMMSPLIVQATFTFAFSLLDMAALDFLGLGIPPSIPSWGNMLSEGRMYLTRAPWLLVFPGACIVLTVLSFNLVGDVLRDRLDPHFRRDIEGV